The window TTCGGGATGTCTTGTGGACAGATAGCGCGGTTGGCGAGTGGCCGAGGTTTGTCGTCtgcttcgtcgtcggcggaggatgcaGCCTCAGAGACtagggaggaagatgatgaatCGGATGAGGCAATGTAGTCCACATCAGAAGCTAGGAGATGCAGCAGGTGGTAGACCGCAGAAAAGCCCAGCAGGGTGAGCTCAAGGGGATCGATGGGAAGCTGGTTGAATATACTGATCGCCTTGTCAACGGTGAAAGACGAGGGCAACGAGGTGTCGCCAGTGGAGCGAGCAGTGACGATGGCTGCGATCATAGCACACCGCACGGCAACAGAGATCTCTTCACGGACAGAAACCGGAAGCGACGAGTCCAGGAAATTCGATGCATGGCTCTGCTCGCCTTCTCTCTTGTCCTCTGGCAGCGCAGCGAGGACCGCACCAACGTTCTGGATTCGGTTCTGTTCAAATAAGGCCGCTTTCATGACAAGCGCGCGGGTGTATGCCGCGGAGAGACGAGGAGCAACATCAAGAGACATACTAATCTTCTCTTTGAAAGAATCACGGCTCGCTTTCGATAAGGGGCCTCCTTCGCTCGCTTCAAAGTAGTTGAGGAGCGCATTCTGGAGCAGATGGCTGGACCACCACGCTGCGAGAGCATCCATGCAGGTTTGAATCGCGggatcctcctccaccacgtCGAGAAGAACCTCGTCGTCCACACTACCTTCCTGTGTTGGCTGATTCCACGTAAGATTTACAGCCCTTTGCATGATGGTGTCGGTCATGACCTCCTCACAATCAAGCTCGAGTAGCGCAGCGAAGTTACTGGGAAGAGCCTCCGAATGGCCGTCGGGCAATGCATCGTTGATGCTTTTCGCAATGCCCCATTGGTACCTGGCAAGAGCACGCGCGACATCATTGGAAATGTGGAAAGTCCAAGAGCCTGATTCACCAACCCTGAAGAGCAAAATTCGAATGTGCAGAGCCTTGAGCATCATCCGCATCGGGGTGCTGGGAAGCGTTCCCGCAGCAAAGATCGTGAGGACAAGCCGGCTCTTGCTGATTTCGGGGTCACCACCCGTCAGCTGCGCGTCGATAGCAATGTCCCACGTTTTCACACGACCTATTTCATCCTCCTGTGTGATACCTGTGGCCCAGGAGTAGAGCTTCCACCCCATAAAGCACCGCAAGACATATTCAAAGCACCTCGAGGTCACCACATACCACTCGTGGAAAAACCTATGCCGTGGCACACCAGCCCGTTGCATACTAGTTAGCCAGGCTTGACGGCGGAAATCGCTAGAAGTTGCGGGTCCAGCCTTGCCCTCGGACTCCTTCGACGGCACTCGCTGGGTAGCGGGTTGTGCGTTGAAAAGGTAGACAAATACCACAAACGCACTGCCGACGACGAGAGTGGCGAGAGCGAAGAAGTGGGTGATAGCCCGGGCGTGCCACGAATACCAGAAATTTCTGAGATAGTATTCCCAATGCGCAACGGAAGGTGACTGAAGGTGGCGGAGGATATTGAACGGAAGAGCAAAAAGGCCTTTCGCGTCCGGCTCTGACTTGTCGGAACCAAAGCCTTCGAGAACCATGAGACCGGCCAGCGCTCCCAGCATGTATTTGTTGGGCATCTTTGACCGGCGGCGTTTGGTCTCGGGCGTGCTCTCGGTGTTTGATGGGTGCTTAATATACGACTCAGCGTAGGCCCCTTGTTGCGCGGTCTCCGCCCGGAATCGTTTCCAGGAATCGGGAACCTGAATGAGACCCTCGGGGGGGTTTTTGGATATAGGCGAGCTCTCACTGGAGATTTCTTCGGGGTTCGAGAATACACTCGGGGATTTGGTGTGCCCGGACTCCGTCGATACGGCGCAGTCACTATGTGGGGAAACGGAAGCCGCAGAAGTGACAGCTTGGTCTGCTGTCTTGTCCACCTGGCGCAACCGGTTCTTCAGTGATGTGTTTTCGTCTTCCAGTCGTTTGTTGCGAAGCTCGAGATGCTTGATGTAATCTGTCGCCTTGGCCAAAATGGAGGCCTTGTTCAGCTTGTTCGCCGGTGTCACGCCGTcagcctcgtcatcatcatccggTAAATCCCCGCTAGAGTTTTTTAAGGTCCGCAGACTGGGCACGCTATCTCGCAGCTCAGCAATTTTTTCGTTCAGATTGGCACGGTATCGTTTCTCAATGACGTTGTGTGCTCGCTTCTTGGCAGGCACCTTCTTGCCGTAGCCCGATTGTACCGGACCAGTGAAGGTAGatgcatcatcatcactTCCGGTTTTTCGCTTCCGACTGGTCCCAATACTCGAACTGGGTGAGATCATGCCAGACTGCTGCGGTCGTTGTGTCTGTGAGCCATTGACGGTCCCCTCTGGAGAAATTTCCATCACCCCCAGTGGAAGTCGTGGTGAGAAGTCTTGCTGGTGAATCTGGCCTTGGGAGCCAGTGGATGAATGAGGTGAAACAAACGGGGGGTCCATGGAGCTTGTTGGCTTATGATCACCTTCTAAAAACATCGGGTCGTCCCATCTCATCCATTGCGTCCAGTCTTGGTTTTCATTTTCGTTTGCCCCGTCATCCTGACGTGGAGGGGAGAATAGTTGAAAGTCACTATCCATGCCGAGGCCAGAACATGGGTCAGTAACGGCTAAGAATTGGATCTGGTGAAACTATTGCCCGGGCAGGATGGTTGACACTAGAGTATGTGTTAGTAACGAGGGTTGAACAGGGTTTCGCACAGGGATGGCCAGGTTTGGAAGATCACAGGCATTAATCCCGCATCGGCTACCGGCGGTTGATCTCTTGGAGGCCTGATAAGGAGAGACGCGGTACTCACTCGGTAATATACAAGATTCGCTTGTGTTGAAGATGCAGTACACAAGTAGCAGTGCCAGAGAAAGTAAGACAAAAGATAggatgaaggaagaagggaagaagatgatgaaaGGACCGGAAGAAGCGGTGGATTGAGACGAGGCGCAGGTCGACAAGGATAGGTCCAGTGTACCCACCCAATCCAGGCAGCTAACCCAGGGATCGGAGTGGGtttggtgaagaagaagtaacTATTGCGCTGCAATGCGCAGACAATTGACCCTGGTGGGACTGCGTGATCGGCCTGTACTCCAAACCACGCGAGACAGTAATAGTAAAAGAGAAACGGTGGAGAGGAGGCAAGTGAGGTGTTGGACAGTCGCAGTGGATTATTGGGTGGTTAGTTAATGGGAGTATTCTCAACAGAGTAAGTGCTGGTGCACGGCGGACGGGCCAGGATTGAGCGGCCTTCCAATTTTGGGTGGTATGATCCCGGCTCGTCGCTCTTCCGTGACAGGGGGCGTATCGTGGCCGTTATTACTGCTGAGTCAATGCATGGAGAATTGTATTGGATGTATTCAGACGTATCTGTTACACAATTATTATTGGCTGCCTGCGGCCCCACCACTGCCCCTGCTTACTtcagcaccagcagccatgtGATCGTGAACTATATTCCATCGCAGCTGAATTAACACTCGAAAGACTCGTTTAGATCTCTGAAAGACAATTTCCAGTCACTATTCTTTTCCGGAAGGATTTGCGTAAGAGCCCACCCGATTTTTTCTTGGCGGCCCGCACTTTCATCTTATCTGATCGTCCCCACCATCGCAAATTGGAGCAGGACTACGTATGTATGGAGCAGAACAGAATACTAGTGGAGCAGCGGCTATCCGGTGTCGGCGTTGACATCACAGGTCTCATTGCTCTCGCATACCTCCAGATCGTCTTGATACCTTTACTAGCAGGCAATGATTCGTCTAGAGCGCTTTTTCAGCACTCGAATCAGATCGATTTGGTCAAAGAATTCTTTCAGTGCTTTCTAACTACGTATACTTCCAACTTAACTATAACGTAACGGACTAACATCTAgatcgccttctccatctcccccaCTGCGCCCATCAACTCCCTCACCGTCTTCTTGACTCCCTCACCGGCCTCCTCATACGGCGTGCGTGGCTTCAATTTCTCCATCGCATTCTCAATCCCCGCCGCGGGTGCCGAGTAAAGCGCGACCGCATACTTAGTCGATGCAATCCCGCCCTTACACGGACtctccgccaacgccgacTTCCGCTGCAACTCCATAGCCTCTGTCATCTTACCCGCCGTGAAGAGGTCAAACACCCGCGACGCGGTCTTCGGAAACACATTCGCAAATGCAGAAATACACCCCGCGGACCCGACGGTCAGCCCCGCAATCAGGAAATCAGACTGCCCACCGAAGATGGCGAATTCGCTAGGACCAAAAGTAGCAGCCAGACGGGTGATTTTGCCCACGGATCCGCAAGTCAGTTTCACACCGACAATATTCGACATCCCATTGGGACTGGCGGCCGCTGATTCCTGTACAATGTCCGTGATAGTCTCTGAATCTATATCGACGCCGTTGCATACGCCGGGGAAATTGTAGATCAGGACGGGGAGCGGGCTGTTGCGCGCGACATCTGCAAAGAACCGCTTGACGACGCTCATATTCGTCGCTTTGCCGAAATATGCCGGTGGCAGGACGAGCAGGTAGTTTGCTCctgcggctgcggcgtcgTGCGCTAGTTCCAGTGTCTGCTTTGTGGAATGCGTGCCCACGCCCGCCATGAGGGGGTAGTCGGGCCCGACTGCTTCGCGCGCGGTGGTGATAAGCTGTGCGCGCTCTTCGCGGGTTAGGAGGAATGCTTCCGAGTTGGTGCCCATTATTACTAGACCGGCGAGACCGCTGCGGGAGAGGTAGGCGTAGTATTTCTTTTGGGACTCGAGGTCCAGTGTGTCGGTGGCATTGTCGAAGATTGTTACGGCGGGACACCACACGCCGGCTTTGGGGATTCGGGGTTGCGGGGTGACTTGAGCTGCTTGGGAGCCCATGTTTGCGGTGATTTGGGGACGTGAGATAAATTACGGACACGGTTCTTGGTATGCTGTTGCAATATTTTAGACCATAGGAGGTAAGTTGTGTGAATTCAAACAGCCCGCTTCTTATATTTCCGTCAATCGGGGTGCCGATGTGGGGAAGAAGTAGCTGGAAAAGAATCCGGGTCGGAGCGTTGCCGATAAGCGTGGGGGTTATCTATGAGTCGGGAGTTCTTAGCACGGGATCCCAACTACGTTTTCTGTTATTGATACAACAAGTGTTGAATATCCCTGAGGATATACAGGCTCGGATCCATTCCTATAGCATTGACACCCGCAATCCATTCTTTAATTAACCCGAAATAGAAACCCTGATAAGCAAGAATGCAGCCGAATCGCAGATCAAATGGGTggtcgtcatcatcatagCAAACCGAGTTTAATGCTGCGTCAGTTGGTCAGTCGAGTCAGATAACAATAGTCGTTGCCATCAACTTACAGTAATGTCTTCCCATTTCTCCCAGCCACGCCCACGAACTTGGGCCAGTTCCTCCGTAGTGAACTGTTTCCCGGTTGTGAAATAGCCCGCATTGATCTTAGCGTCAATCTCGACGCGGGAGTCACTCGGGATCATATGCTCCGGGATCGGGActcgctcgaggatctcgatgcCCGACTGCACGATGGCGTCGTACTTCATGTTAGACATGGAGAGCATACGGTCGATTTTCTTGATACCCAACCAGTGGAGGATATCGGGCATCAGGGCCTGGAATCGCATCTACAGAACGAAACAGTCAGCATGGTCCCTCTAaatcgatgatgatgatatccatACATCGCGCACTCCGGCAATGTTCTCCGTCCGCGTGAAGTACTTATCGGCAGTATCTCCTCCGCGCTTGCGGGCATTATACACCAGATACTTGATCACCTCTCCCAACGCTCTTCCCTCCTTGCGGAAGTAAATGACCACGCCACTTCCACCGCTCTGCGCTTCACGGATCGCCTCGTGAATGCCAAAAGCCAGATACGGTCGACAGGTGCAGATATCTGACTGGAACACGTCGCTGCCATTGCACTCGTCGTGAATCCGCAGGGCCAGTTTAACATTCTCGTCGGACACCCGCTCGGGCGGGCCGAAGATGTACACTGTGAGGCCGCCAATCGGAGGAAGGAAGACTTTGAGGTCGGGCCGAGTGATCAGCTCCGGGTAGCTTCCACCAGTATGTTCGAACAATGTCCGTCGAAGGGTTCCCTCGTCCACCCCGAATCGCTCAGCAACACCTGGCAGATACCAGACCGGCTCCACGGCCACCTTCGTCACGCGGACTTCCCCAGACGAATCGACCACGATCGATCCATCGACCTCTAGCTGGCCGTCGCGGACTGCCTCGCCAATCTCCGCCAGTTTCATGTTAGCCCGAGTAATAGCCATGGTCGGACGAATGTCCCAGCCcgcatccagctcctcacGAAATTGATTTACAATATCATGACCAAATGGATCCATCGAGACAATCTTCGTCTTATCTGCCCATGCAGACTGAAAGGGGAAATCAAATGTAGGCTGGCTATTGCGAAGATCCGGTCGAAACTCCGGCTCCAGCTCACCGGCGGCAACTGCCAGGGCATTGTAGATACTGTAGCTGCCGCCATGGGCGCCCATGGCATTGCGGCGTTTGAGCAGGTTCGCGCTGCGCGACGCGATCACGGGCCCGCGCGCTTTGGCGTCGGCGCCACCCCATTCTAGTGGGATAGGGTCGATGCCGCTCTGTCCTGGATACGTAGTCAACTGCGCAGAATCAGCATCCACAATACGAAGATCTCTCCAGCCCGAGACTGGGCAGCCATACTACAATGTGCTTGCTGTATCGCGTTGGAGCTGTGGGAGATGCGGCTGTTGGGACGGCTGGCATGGTGGTAGGGTCACTCATGGAAGAGCGAGCAAGTGTCTACTGAATTGTGGGAAtagaggaaaaggaagaggaggaggagaaggaggtgagGAGGTACAAGAGCAGGTGACTCCGCACGTTATCTCTCCCCTTATCTGGTGGGGCCCGTTCGGAGTTCGTTGATTGTCTTCGGAGTTCCGAACGCCGACCATGCCTGTATTAAGAACACTACCCATTAGTTATACCCCTCCCGTTTGCAAGTTCAGAATTAACCATGAAGTTAGTACCTCTGTCTAACACCCAGATTCCTCTCTGACTGATTGCAATAGCTCTCGTCGTCGCAATGGCAAGCAGGCTTCATGCGAGCTCTGTCGCCGTGACAAGGTCCGCTGCGACCACGCTCTGCCCGTCTGCAACCGCTGCAAGGCGCGCGGAGTGTCGAGCCAGTGTTTCTACCATCCTGCGCCCATGACTCGACCAAAGGGGCGGCGCATTTTTCCCTTGGCGGAAGGGGTGCCTTTTGACAGAGCCAGGTGTGTTccagtctttcttttcggGGATGAATGTCCATTACACAAACGATCTGTATAGTACATTGTGAGAGCTTTCCTTCTGATCATCCTCTAGGAGCACTGGTCCAAGTGAATCTTCATCTCAATCGAACACGCCAGTAGCCACTGGCCATGTCTCGCCGTCACGGCACAAGCCTCTACTGTCCGGCTACTTCGGCCCAACAAGTTTTGTCTCTTCCCTGTCCGACGATGTTGACCTGTCTTCGGACAGCCAAGGATTGGAGGAAGAGACGGGGCATCGAATGTTACCCCCATATTGGGTGCAAAAGATCTCCGAAGTGTTACTCGCGCTGGGAGATTTCTCAACGATCGAGGAACTGGTTCGAGAATACTATGAACTGAGTCAAGCTGCCGTCATAGCATCGCCATTTATATTTAACAGCCTCGCTTCCATCAAGGCGATATGCAAGGAACGAATCGATAGTCGCGACTTTGATGACTTTACGTCTTCGTTGACTGTGCGCATTATCCAAAACACAGCGGAGACGTTTAACATTCCATTCACGACTCGAGGCGCCGATGTTCACACGCTTTTCACGGGGGCACGGATTCGTCTAGAGATCATTGGTGTCATTTGCTCTATCGCAGGCCGAGCTTGCTATTTCTGGCTTGCTCAAAAGAGATTTGATTCGCAGACTTCTCGCTCTCACTTTACGCGGAAGATGCTTGCAGCTAGCGACGCTGCACTGCAGACATGCAAGATTTTGACGCCTCTGAATGACCTCACGATATGGCTTGTCCATGagaacctgctgctgtccCATGTGATAAACGGAGCTTCAAGTTAGCCGTATTTCCCACTTCATGACGACTACTAACCCCTTCAGGTCCACATGTATGGAGTCGGCTCGGAGAACTCTCGACTGATATCTTCGCACTGGGTTTGCACCGAGAGCCAAAGGGCTCAAATGAGATCCCAGAATTTATGTTGGAATGTCGTCGACGGCAGTTCGCGGCAACATATCAACTAGACAAAAATCTTGCCACGTTCCTCGGTCGCCCTCCTCGAATCCCTTTGCGATACTGCGATTGCCGAATGCCTCTTGATATCAGCGACGAAGCACTGGCGGCTGACGGCCTGGGCCTTAACAGCCCACAGGAAGTGATTGATTCCAGGGGTTGGAATATCAACGGGTTGTTCCAGCGGTCATCCTGGCTGCGAGTGCGTTTCATCGTCAACACGTTTCGCGACGAAATTCTTGAAGTCTCTCTCCAAGGCATGAATCCATCGACTGCCATTCTTCTACAGTAAGAACCCTGCATTCTGTCTCCCATTACAGATCTAACATTTCTGACAGGGACATCTCCGATCGATGCCATTCCGCTTGGGAGTCATTCCCTATTCACCTACGATACAACCCGCAGAGTTGGGACAACagtcttccagcagcagtTTCCTTAATGCCGATATTCTGCTACCTGGCCTACCTATACAACGACTTCCTCATCCAACGACTCCTCACCGAAAAGAACAACCCTAGAGGGAACGCCGCTCTTCTTTCTATCAGCTCGGACCTTCTATCAACTGTCCTGAGAGTAGGCATGCAGCGCGATCACGCGGTTGATCATCGCTCGGACTTTACATTGACGGTAAGTCTCCGTCCCCTTACATTACCTGCAAGAAACCACCAAAACTAAACCCCATGCCCCCAGATATTACTCTACGGTTTCCCCAGCGCCAACCTCCTAATCAAAGCTCTACAACACCACAAACGCAGCGGCGAGCCATTCCTCTACAAGGGCTCCCGTCCAGCTCTCATTCGCAATCTAAGCGTCTTCATCTCTCATCTCGAGTCGATTGCACGCCCCGATAATGCAAGCTACGCCCTCTTCCAGCGTGCCAGCCAGGCATTTTCGAAGATCATTGATGAGGTTCTCGAGCCGGATTCCGTGGCTCCAGATACCCAGCTTACCGAGGTGCCGCTGTTTGACTATGATCAGatggtggatgtggatgggtTGGATTGGTTTAATATGCTGGATTTTGGGGTTGCTTTTAATCAGTGGTTGTTTTGAAGTAGATTCAAGTTGCAGTCGGTGGGTGTATAAGAATCTGTGATGTATATTGAGGCATATTTCTTGTGGCAACAAAATCTAGTAGGAAATCTCAGGGGATCGAGTATAAAGACGGCAGTCACCATCACCCTCATTACCACCCACTCCCCGCGAGCATACGTAGCTGTCTGGAACATTGGCGGAGCTGATGCAGTGATGGAGGCAATTGGTAAAACGGCAAGGTCCGTTGCAGCTACAAGACAAGACCTAGACAGAGTAGCGTGAGATTCGTAATTGCATTTGGTATCTATTCAACTATCCTCCCAGATCCTTTAGCCCTAATCACATCAGAACCAGGAGCCCACCCGTTCCGTAGAGGCTCAAACTAAAACAAATTTTGTTTCTAGGACATTTGGACATAGTTCGCCTGGGAGCGCGGGTTCTTGATCGTCTTCTTAATGACTTTCTCCACCTCGTCCCAGTCGTCGGTGTCCACTCGGTCGATATTGCATCCGAAGTGTTCCTGGATCTTGCGGAGCATATCCCACTCATCCCGGTTCgagacgaaggagatggcaACTCCAATGCGGCCGAAACGGCCCGTTCGGCCGATGCGGTGCAGGTAGGTCTGATAGTCGGGTTCGCGGGACTTGGAGCCGGGGGTGAATGCCTCGGGGATATCCTGAAAGGAGTCAGTTTGGCGTTCAAATCGGTAGAGGACAGACCTACGTAGTTGACGACCAGGGACACGGTCGACACGTCAATTCCACGAGCAAGAAcgttggtggtgatgagaACCTTGGCGTCACCACTGCGGAAAGCATCAATCACGGCATCACGCTGCGAGCCTTCGATACCACCGGTCAAAGACGCGACGGTGTGGCCTTCGGCAACCATGcgcttctcgatctccacAGCGGAGTTACGGGTCTAGGGATGTCAGTGCAAAAACGCGACGAAAGAACTGAATCAACTGACCCTGACGAAGATAATGGAAGATCCGACAGTGAGAAGCCCGTAGAGCTGCACCAGGTTGCGATACTTTTCATCGTCGTTGTTACAATCCATGTAGAGCTGTTTGATACCCTCGACCGTCAACTCCTCGTGCTTGAGGGTAATTTCGTTCGCGTCCGGAGCGAACTTGCCCGCATAGCGGTGGACGTGGGTAGGAAAAgtggcggagaagagaacGACTTGAATGGTTCGGGGAAGCATGCTGAAAGTGCCATTAGCTAGATGCTCTCCATGTTTTGCAGTTGAGACTTACGCCTTGACACGGATACACTGGTCACCCAGACCCTGCTGGTCAAGCATGttgtcggcctcgtccagGACAAGCACCTTCAACTGGCTCGCGTTCATGATGCGCTTCTTGATCATATCCTGCACCGTACCAGGCGTACCAACGACCACCGAGCAAGCCATTTGAGTCGGACGTGTAGCGCTATCGGCGGGAACAGCAGTCCCAATGATGAGGCCGTCCAGGAACTGGCCCATGACCTGAATAACACCGACAATCTGGCGCGCCAGCTCACGTGTGGGGGCGAGGATCAGAGCCTGGGGTGTTTTCTGCGACTGCTCCGAAGAGAGATCCAATCGGCTAAGGATGTTGAGAGTAAAGGCCGCGGTCTTTCCGGTACCAGACTGTGACTGTCCGACGAGGTTGCTGGGGGGGTTGCGCATGAGCAGGGGCAGAGCACGTTCCTGCACCTTGGAAGGCTTGCGGAAGTTCATCGCAGACAGGCCCTTGAGGATACGTTCATCCCTATTGTTGCATTCTCATCAGCATGGGCGTTCTTGTTGTGTTCGAAGAAAGCCACTTACAGGCCGAGATCCTCAAAGTTGGTGACCGAGTACAATGGGTTGTTGGGATCGGCTTGCTGGTCGCTCAGCTTAACCTCAACTGAGTAGTCAGGCTCCTGGAGCTCGGAGCCGCGCAGCTCAGAAGGGGCGCCATCACCGGGCTTCTCGGTTTCTATTGGGACGAGGGATTAGCTGGTTGTTCACAAAGTCTCGTCCCGCAGAAGTTCAAGGTTGGTGCCGTTCGTACCGGCAGGCTTCGGCGCGTCGGGCTGGGTGACGCGATCCGCCAGGGATCCACCGGCAGGGGAAGCCTCAGACGCCATTATGCTACAGGTGAAGAAGAATCGAGAGTGAGTCGGAGGAGAGagcgaaggaggaggaggggtTGGCGGGGTTGGAAAAAAATCAAGGATGACACTGCAGCCACTGCGCTTGCTGGGCCAGCAGGTTCTTAAGTACAAAAAGCACTGCAACCAGATCCAAGGGACCGTAGAAGCTGAATAGAGGCAACAATGAGGTGAATTgggaaggtgaagaagaagagtgaagACAACAAGCACAACAATGATCGGTGAATTGCATGGCGACGGGAAGGGACTAGGCCCAACCCGGTTAGTGCCATCCCGGTATGTATGCCTTCATGCCTCAGGACAAGTAATtgtcatctctctctctctctcccacctTCAACAATACTAGTCTCCTGCGCCTCCCCACGATTGTTGGCGTTGTTGTGGACAGTGGCACATTGAGGCCCAAGTGACGTACAGCGCCGACCTGCCGATCGTGACTGCCTGTTGTCTCATGCGCAGTCTGACACCCATTTCAACccagccatggcggcagCAGATGTGGCTCCCCAGTTCGGAGCAGAACTGAAGGTGAGATCTCCCGGTCACAGTCGCAGACAGATCACTAACGggctcttttcttccctaGGATTCATTCAAACCGGTCAACTCTTGGGTATGCCCCTCAACGTTCTTCCCCGCAACGAGTCCCGCGCGTGAGACTGATTTGACTCCCCCCTTAGGTATCGAACGGGATATCCTGGCTAGACGAGGTCCAGCAGTTCTACCGAGAGCGCAGCCTGATCGAGAAGGAGTACGCCAGCAAATTGACCGCACTCTGCAAGAAATACTACGACCgcaagtcgaagaagatcagCCCCCTCAGCGTCGGCGATACCCCGACATTGACTCCCGGCTCTCTCGAGAGTGCGTCGCTGACTACCTGGACGACACAATTGAACGCCGTCGAATCCCACGCCGCCGATCGCGACCGATTTGCCACAGATTTGGTCGCCCAGGTGGCGGAGCCACTAAAACATGCCGCCGCGCAATATGAGGAGATCCGCAAGTCTCATGTGGAATACCACGGGAAGCTGGAGAGGGAACGCGATGCATCCTATGGAGAATTGAAGAAGGCAAAGGGGAAATATGACGGTGCCTGTCAGGAAGTCGAATCGCGGCGAAAGAAAGTGGAGTCATCATTCGACCACAGCAAGCCCAAGGCGCAGGCCGCTTACCAGCAGCAAATCATGGAAATGAACAACTACAAGGTATGTGTCGGAGATCTGAACTGGTGCATATCGGTTGCCAACGATGTGTTCTAGAACCTCTACCTGATCAACATCAATGTAACGAATAAACTCAAGGAGAAGTTCTTCCACGAATATGTCCCCGAGATCTTGAATGTGAGTGCCAAAATCTTTGCCGGGATCAGGTCGTATCAGCTAACACCCCGCATAGGGCTTACAAGATCTCAATGAAACTCGGGTCACGCGACTAAACGCCTTGTGGATTCTCGCCGCACAACTGG of the Penicillium psychrofluorescens genome assembly, chromosome: 1 genome contains:
- a CDS encoding uncharacterized protein (ID:PFLUO_000608-T1.cds;~source:funannotate), with translation MASEASPAGGSLADRVTQPDAPKPAETEKPGDGAPSELRGSELQEPDYSVEVKLSDQQADPNNPLYSVTNFEDLGLDERILKGLSAMNFRKPSKVQERALPLLMRNPPSNLVGQSQSGTGKTAAFTLNILSRLDLSSEQSQKTPQALILAPTRELARQIVGVIQVMGQFLDGLIIGTAVPADSATRPTQMACSVVVGTPGTVQDMIKKRIMNASQLKVLVLDEADNMLDQQGLGDQCIRVKAMLPRTIQVVLFSATFPTHVHRYAGKFAPDANEITLKHEELTVEGIKQLYMDCNNDDEKYRNLVQLYGLLTVGSSIIFVRTRNSAVEIEKRMVAEGHTVASLTGGIEGSQRDAVIDAFRSGDAKVLITTNVLARGIDVSTVSLVVNYDIPEAFTPGSKSREPDYQTYLHRIGRTGRFGRIGVAISFVSNRDEWDMLRKIQEHFGCNIDRVDTDDWDEVEKVIKKTIKNPRSQANYVQMS